A segment of the Desulfobacterales bacterium genome:
GCAGGAACAACTGCCAGGGTCATCACCGTTCATGTATTCCTTCCCCTGTTAAAACAGTTTTTTTAGATTCGAACCGATTTTAAAAACGGGATCATTTTAATCGTTTTCAGACAGAAGGCAAGAAAAATTTCAATTTCGGTTAGAAAAGATTTGACAGGAACTACAAGTATACAAAGCTGTATTTGACATTTATCATAGGCTCTGGTTAGGTAGATTCTGGAAACTGCACCCAGGAAGTCTTTATCTGATAGGCCCGGTTTGCGATACGTATGGAAACAACAAGTCCAAAAACCCCGAGACCTGCTGCAACGGTTATTCTGATCCGGCCGCATAGAGAAGAATTTCAGGTTTACCTGTTGAAAAGAAATGAAAAAAGCGGCTTTATGGGGGGGTATTATGTTTTTCCGGGAGGAACCGTCGATTCCGAAGATCGCGACCCGGGAATATGGCGGCGGCACGTTGACATGGATGTCGAAGAAATCGACCATCGGCTGGGCGGCGGGATGGCGCTTGAAGACATCCTGGCCTATGGGGTTGCGGCGCTGCGGGAAACATTTGAAGAGGCCGGGGTTTTACTTGTCCGGCAAGCACAGCAGCGTGAAGACGATCTGGAGAGGATTTGCCGCCGGCGGTCGGTAGGACCGCTCTCAAGGGGCTGGTTCAGAGAGCTGATCGTATCCGAAGGCTGGATGTTGGCGTTCAGCCGATTGAAAAGATGGTCACACTGGATCACACCGGAGCTGATGAAGCGGCGCTATGACACGCGGTTTTTTCTGACCGTCCTTTCCGAGGAGCAGGTCTGCCGTCCGGACAGACATGAAACCGTCCACGGGATCTGGATAATTCCGCGCGACGGACTGACGGGCAATCTGGACGGCAGGGTTCCGCTGAGCCCGCCCACGCTGGTCACGCTCTATGAACTGTCCGGATACCGTCGCATGAAGGATCTCGAAAACGCCCTTGAATCCCGGACCTGGGGAGCGGCGCTTTTTCCCCGTCTGGTTCCCGTGCAAAACGAGGCGGTCATCTTAGAGCCGTGGGATCCTAACCACCGGCAGGATGTCATCACTTTTGACCTGCAAACGCTTGAAAAAGCCGTATTGCCCATCGAGGCTCCTTTTTCACGGATATGGCTCCATAAGGGGATCTGGCGGGCGGTGGCATGTGTTTAAAAAATGAGGATTCAAGCATGTTAAAGGCCATTCTGTTTGATCTGGACAACACGCTGATCATGTTTGACGAGGATATTTTTTATGCCGGCTATATAAAGCGCATTTCCAGCGTGTTCGCCGACATCATGCCGCCGGAGGTGTTTATTGAGCGACTGATTTCCAGCACCCGGGCGCTGAAAAAAAACAACGGTCAAATCAGCAACAAAGACTATTTTCTGGCAGGTTTCAGCCGGGGATATGAAGACCGGCTGGACGAGCTGTGGCAGCGGTTTCAGTATTTTTACGAAAAAGAGTACGATAAACTGAAAGTCAATGTCTCCCTGCCCGATTCGCTCTATGACGTTTTCAACGAACTGCAGCACGGCAGCTTTAAGCTGGTGCTGGCCTCAAACCCGCTTTTTCCCGAGAATGTCCAGTTAAAGCGCCTGGCCTGGGCCGGCCTGGCGCATGTTCCGTTTACCCTGGTAACCCATATTGAAAACATGACGTTTTGCAAGCCGCGCCTGGAATACTATCTTGAAATCTGCGATAAGATCCGGGTAGCTCCCCAAAACTGCCTGATGGTGGGCAACGATCCCATCAATGACATGATAGCCGCCAGCGTCGGCATGAAAACTTACCTGACGGACGATGCCAGGGGGATAGACAACTCAGCTTTAAAGCAGAGTCGGAACTTAAGCGGAAATCAACCCCTTGATATTCCCAAACCGGACTATGCCGGCCTGCTGGCCGGGGTTGTCGATGTGGTACGTGAGCTGTCTTAAATTCGAAAAAAAGGAGCCGTCTGATGGAAAAGAAAAGACAATCCGATCGAAAAGCGCTGAAGGTCTATTTAAAGGTTGTGGATACCAAGACCGGTGACCTTTTGGGTCACGCGGTTGACATCACGGAAAAGGGGATAATGCTGACCTGTGAAGAACCCATTGAAGCAGGCCTCGGTTTTGACCTTCAGCTCGAACTTCCGGCTGAAATTGAAGGGATCCGAGAGATACATTTTTCGGCCCGGAGCATGTGGAGCGCCAAGGACAGCGAAACCGATTTTTACAATAC
Coding sequences within it:
- a CDS encoding HAD hydrolase-like protein, which encodes MLKAILFDLDNTLIMFDEDIFYAGYIKRISSVFADIMPPEVFIERLISSTRALKKNNGQISNKDYFLAGFSRGYEDRLDELWQRFQYFYEKEYDKLKVNVSLPDSLYDVFNELQHGSFKLVLASNPLFPENVQLKRLAWAGLAHVPFTLVTHIENMTFCKPRLEYYLEICDKIRVAPQNCLMVGNDPINDMIAASVGMKTYLTDDARGIDNSALKQSRNLSGNQPLDIPKPDYAGLLAGVVDVVRELS
- a CDS encoding PilZ domain-containing protein; its protein translation is MEKKRQSDRKALKVYLKVVDTKTGDLLGHAVDITEKGIMLTCEEPIEAGLGFDLQLELPAEIEGIREIHFSARSMWSAKDSETDFYNTGFEFSGLSERDGRIIDTVTKKYCF